The Alteriqipengyuania halimionae genome contains a region encoding:
- a CDS encoding alpha/beta hydrolase codes for MKLSNHKGKLALGGVIALLLAACAAPIPGFDRVDAPKFASTIPVLSDEEAGDDEQWYRTENNLIVRNVQQSELIAYLPEPGKATGAAVLVLPGGAFQILSMSTEGTEVAELLAEQGIAAFVLKYRLNPTPGSDLLFGIKLAAMMSRIADGGAIEVSEPRATADAIEALRVIDAEADRWSLDRDRIGMIGFSAGAMTVLNVIEEPKPWGPDFVGYVYGPMDAGLTTDKLPPMLAAIARDDELIHYDSFALVERWRKRGGEAALRVYEDGGHGFGLGKNGTDSARFKADLLEWLLSQVSPAD; via the coding sequence ATGAAACTGAGCAATCACAAGGGAAAACTCGCATTGGGCGGCGTGATCGCCCTGCTTCTGGCGGCCTGCGCTGCGCCGATTCCGGGCTTCGATCGGGTCGATGCTCCGAAGTTCGCCTCCACCATTCCGGTCTTGTCCGACGAAGAGGCCGGAGATGACGAGCAATGGTACCGGACCGAGAACAATCTGATCGTCCGCAATGTGCAGCAGTCGGAATTGATCGCGTATCTGCCCGAGCCCGGGAAGGCCACGGGCGCGGCGGTGCTTGTCCTGCCCGGCGGGGCGTTCCAGATTCTCTCGATGTCGACAGAGGGCACCGAGGTGGCCGAATTGCTGGCCGAACAGGGTATCGCGGCCTTCGTCCTCAAATACCGGCTCAATCCGACACCGGGAAGCGACCTGCTGTTCGGCATCAAGCTTGCCGCGATGATGTCGAGAATCGCCGATGGCGGGGCGATCGAGGTGAGCGAGCCAAGAGCGACCGCAGACGCAATCGAAGCCCTGCGAGTGATCGATGCCGAGGCCGACAGATGGTCGCTCGACCGCGACCGGATCGGCATGATCGGCTTTTCGGCCGGCGCGATGACCGTGCTGAACGTGATCGAGGAACCGAAACCATGGGGCCCCGATTTCGTCGGCTACGTCTACGGGCCGATGGATGCCGGTTTAACGACCGACAAGCTGCCGCCCATGCTCGCTGCGATCGCGCGCGACGACGAGCTGATCCATTATGATTCGTTTGCGCTGGTCGAACGCTGGCGCAAACGCGGCGGCGAAGCGGCGCTGCGCGTCTACGAGGATGGGGGCCATGGCTTCGGACTGGGCAAGAACGGCACCGACAGCGCGCGCTTCAAGGCCGACCTGCTCGAATGGCTGTTGAGCCAGGTTTCGCCGGCCGACTAG
- a CDS encoding SDR family NAD(P)-dependent oxidoreductase produces the protein MRGYRLALVDIDAAGLEEHASALRERHGCDVATCVVDLAQPPEVRDLAESLAGTYGEDLALLVNNAGIALGGGFEAVEKADFDACMQINFGAAVQLVRALLPSLEAGAGGWIVNVSSVFGIVAPPRQTAYSASKFALRGFSEALTHELAEHPSIGLTTVFPGGVKTSIARNARVPGNADQAVRAEQVAAMEKKLTMEPRKAAELILGAVDRRKPRVLVGKDAKLAEKIQRLLPSRYWKIIGRSA, from the coding sequence TTGCGCGGGTATCGGCTGGCGCTCGTCGATATCGACGCAGCCGGACTGGAAGAGCATGCGAGTGCGCTGCGGGAGCGGCACGGGTGCGATGTCGCGACCTGCGTGGTTGATCTGGCGCAACCGCCAGAGGTTCGCGATCTCGCTGAATCGCTCGCTGGGACATATGGCGAGGATCTGGCGCTGCTGGTCAACAATGCGGGGATCGCGCTGGGCGGTGGGTTCGAGGCGGTGGAAAAAGCCGATTTCGATGCCTGCATGCAGATCAATTTCGGGGCCGCGGTGCAGCTCGTGCGTGCCCTGCTGCCTTCGCTGGAAGCGGGCGCAGGCGGGTGGATCGTTAACGTGTCGAGCGTTTTCGGGATCGTCGCCCCGCCGCGACAGACCGCCTATTCCGCGAGCAAGTTCGCGCTGCGCGGTTTCAGCGAGGCATTGACCCACGAACTGGCCGAACATCCGTCGATCGGGCTAACCACTGTGTTTCCCGGCGGGGTAAAGACCTCGATCGCCAGGAACGCGCGCGTGCCCGGTAACGCCGACCAAGCCGTCCGCGCCGAGCAGGTCGCCGCAATGGAGAAGAAGCTGACCATGGAGCCGCGCAAGGCAGCGGAACTCATCCTCGGCGCGGTCGACCGGCGCAAGCCTAGGGTGCTGGTGGGCAAGGATGCAAAGCTGGCCGAGAAGATCCAGCGTTTGCTTCCCTCGCGCTACTGGAAGATCATCGGGCGCAGCGCCTGA
- a CDS encoding ABC-F family ATP-binding cassette domain-containing protein yields MLTIDGLTVRLGGRPILERASATIPQGARVGLIGRNGAGKSTLMKTLIGEIEPDEGQVGKPARSRIGYIAQDAPDGAITPEEAVLAADVERAELLVESETCTDVDRLGEVHERLLAIDAYTAPARAAKILNGLGFDEEMQQRPLATFSGGWKMRVALGALLFSEPDILLLDEPSNHLDLEATSWLENFLKSYPATVLVISHERDLLNNVVDHILHLQGGQLTLYTGGYDTFEKQRAERAAQLESAKAAQDAQRARLEDYVARNSARASTAKQAQARAKMLAKMQPVVAMIEDPSLSFQFPSPEELRSPMIQLDGAAVAYGDAPPVLRRLDMRIDADDRIALLGRNGNGKTTLARLLSSQLEPVEGGLAAPGKLKVGYFTQYQVEELASDETPLELMSRAMEGKPPAAVRAQLGRFGFSGPRATGKVEKLSGGERARLALALITRDAPHLLILDEPTNHLDVDAREALVQALNDYSGAVILISHDRHMVELTADRLVLVDGGTAREYRSSMSDYIDFVMGRNQPKKDRGSGPKKGASAKPAPSRAQARFLKSELASAEKAVAKLEAKLDEIDQAMCDPAKAPKHLADVAMDDLSIQRADVSDRLAKAEAQWVELGEQVETFGNV; encoded by the coding sequence ATGCTTACCATCGACGGCCTCACCGTCCGGCTTGGCGGCCGGCCCATACTCGAACGCGCCAGCGCGACTATTCCGCAAGGGGCTCGGGTAGGACTGATCGGCCGCAACGGCGCCGGCAAGTCCACGTTGATGAAGACTTTGATCGGCGAGATCGAGCCCGACGAAGGGCAGGTCGGCAAACCGGCCCGCTCGCGCATCGGCTATATCGCGCAGGACGCGCCCGATGGGGCGATCACGCCGGAAGAAGCGGTGCTGGCCGCCGATGTCGAGCGCGCCGAGCTGCTCGTGGAATCGGAAACCTGCACCGATGTCGATCGGCTGGGCGAGGTGCATGAGCGGCTGCTGGCGATCGATGCCTACACGGCGCCCGCCCGCGCAGCGAAGATCCTCAACGGCCTGGGGTTCGACGAGGAGATGCAGCAACGGCCGCTCGCTACCTTCTCGGGGGGCTGGAAGATGCGCGTGGCGCTGGGCGCGCTGCTGTTTTCCGAGCCGGACATCCTGCTGCTCGACGAACCTTCGAACCACCTCGATCTCGAAGCGACGTCGTGGCTCGAGAATTTCCTCAAGAGTTATCCGGCGACGGTGCTGGTCATCAGCCATGAGCGCGATCTGCTCAACAATGTGGTCGATCACATCCTGCACCTGCAGGGCGGCCAGCTGACGCTCTACACCGGCGGCTACGACACGTTCGAGAAACAGAGGGCCGAACGTGCGGCCCAGCTGGAATCAGCCAAGGCGGCGCAGGACGCGCAGCGCGCGCGGCTCGAAGATTACGTGGCGCGCAACAGCGCCCGAGCGTCGACCGCCAAGCAGGCGCAGGCGCGCGCCAAGATGCTGGCCAAGATGCAGCCGGTGGTCGCGATGATCGAGGATCCCTCGCTCAGCTTCCAGTTTCCGTCTCCGGAGGAATTGCGCTCCCCCATGATCCAGCTCGACGGTGCGGCGGTAGCCTATGGCGATGCACCGCCGGTGCTGCGGCGGCTCGACATGCGGATCGACGCGGACGATCGCATCGCGCTGCTGGGCCGCAACGGCAACGGCAAGACCACGCTCGCGCGCCTGCTGTCGTCCCAGCTGGAGCCGGTCGAGGGCGGGTTGGCTGCACCGGGCAAGCTCAAGGTCGGGTATTTCACGCAATATCAGGTGGAAGAACTCGCCAGCGACGAGACCCCGCTAGAACTGATGTCTCGGGCGATGGAGGGCAAGCCGCCGGCGGCGGTGCGGGCGCAATTGGGACGCTTCGGCTTCTCCGGCCCGCGCGCGACCGGCAAGGTCGAGAAATTGTCGGGCGGAGAACGTGCAAGGCTCGCGCTGGCCCTCATCACGCGCGACGCGCCGCATCTGCTGATCCTCGACGAACCGACCAACCACCTCGATGTCGATGCACGCGAGGCGCTGGTGCAGGCGCTCAACGACTATTCGGGCGCCGTGATCCTGATCAGTCATGACCGCCATATGGTGGAACTGACCGCCGATCGGCTCGTGCTGGTCGATGGCGGCACGGCCCGCGAATATCGCAGCAGCATGAGCGACTACATTGATTTCGTGATGGGTCGCAATCAGCCCAAAAAGGACCGAGGCTCCGGTCCGAAGAAGGGGGCCTCGGCCAAGCCTGCTCCCTCACGCGCCCAGGCCCGGTTCCTCAAGTCCGAGCTGGCCTCGGCGGAGAAAGCCGTGGCCAAGCTGGAAGCGAAGCTCGACGAAATCGATCAGGCGATGTGCGATCCCGCCAAGGCACCGAAGCATCTCGCGGACGTCGCGATGGACGATCTGTCAATCCAGCGCGCCGACGTCAGCGACCGGCTGGCGAAAGCCGAAGCTCAATGGGTGGAACTCGGCGAGCAGGTGGAGACATTCGGCAACGTCTAG
- a CDS encoding beta strand repeat-containing protein: MTTLHANTSSPRSLRSKLLCTTLVGLIAAQPAIAGEAADASASEEQPSLLATADYSLSVDPAAAGIREESDENVSISIFEPVVTDGNGEPGIVGRSTDGSVFVTSTDVMTSGAGSDGIVAQTLGQSGEIFVSSGRVVTTGDNSKGINARKEDVDFETSLLVFSQSVETAGEGSTGIDAFANAGLVSVESREVATTGANAIGIAAESGNDSLVLSDLVTTQGRGAIGIHAKAGSYATVDSLEVVTAGEGAHGIVAEANFSPQVQSVSVITSGKQAHGIVAVGDFGQATVLSEEVTVGGDGSVGILATSNGAIYVRSGSVVTTGEAIVTDGGGGPTDPDGPGDPDGPGDPGDPGGPIGPGGPSGPSGPAGAVLVETNAPKGIYVNSGTSLQVESGYVSTVGANATGIEAIAQMDATVFSNEVNTQGEGAVGISASGSDGGAYVESGSVSTQGDFASGISANSLSGDAVVISDAVSTAGMLATGITIFADKNIGIQSGSIVTEGDMANGIDAYSATGELDVVSDTIVTTGAEADGMALRGDGGGSDIAVTANSVMTSGDEADGIFVETYGDIAVMVNEVITSGDFAAGIFLTSNNSITVEAGNVATTGDVASAISAASEGGDVTITVDTASADGDSAAAIEARSEGGDVVIVANEVTASGDRYVEDNPGGPGGPGGPGGPGGPGLPSGPSGPPSGPAGNPAGLAPGFSVIGIAAESFNSDLSVTVGKLTASGENVNGINTFATNGVATVEAGTVEVSGSGGVIGVRVRGDLGASLKVDEVIARSTGDLANGDAVDVGSVLNEARLEANRVIAEGPNMGGASLISLSGSVYGSVGEIVTTGKRSIGYSALSGAEFEDGATLTLLANSVITAGDYSSGVVVRNTDTTNTIRIGSIQTAGSYSVGLFASTSVGSDIEVGTITTTGDAADGIQTFGLGVIDPGMQPIIRPVEDMFPGSGGDSPGAENAGATGSPSSMEEKLLAAAEAEPLPGAEPPATITITADAIETSGDSARGIAARSSGDVTIAVNSVSTTGGTTTITEAYQISEVGNILRGRFDITDRASIGIEARSDYGAIDITAGAISTLGANAHGISTMTGAGATSLMVGDISVSGEGADGITATSETGDIDVTIAGGVLSQRGAGVRIASAGDITVTVASGGLLGSSADGFALVVEPGMVVQMPIPGVEIDPVPVAVTSGATVRTEAGGALAGRISLTGADDTFRNAGTFRASGTSLFGDGDDVLVNTGTVFAVDGATTFDGLETFDNQGLFSLVNGEAGDSFDFTGMAFVGREGSTLGFDIINEGGSISSDTMVFGNISGAHQIAIAWTGDIALDTSVDLVTLTDQDSGTSFTLEEESADFGFLSGRLVRDGGTIALAMAPDEEVFEVVRTGRMATDHWQRGVDAFRYQQATARTLPQEDGTSVWGQFFDDSREASATELTVDYDGDTITQSIANDDHATGFETGISLRRGGLAFGAMFGHTSSENRFAETQNLYRMESENVGVFAGFQGDVLFANLVGKIDFGSIDFELASVGTTASTDVTVYGATAEIGARFGGDSFFVEPVAALNWASADFDAVEFDTDAFALDNGKSLRGEFGARAGASFSLGGVAIRPQAAMFWVNEFGGQNSATFLSGETPFALEDQAVDSYGKAEFGISALVAELVDLSVGGDIYVGDMSGGTVRVQATLRF; this comes from the coding sequence ATGACCACCTTGCACGCGAACACCTCTTCTCCTCGAAGTCTGCGGAGCAAGTTGCTGTGCACGACATTGGTTGGCCTGATCGCCGCCCAACCTGCCATTGCAGGAGAAGCGGCCGACGCATCCGCGAGCGAGGAACAGCCTTCCCTGCTTGCCACAGCGGATTATTCGCTCTCCGTCGACCCAGCCGCCGCTGGAATCCGCGAAGAGAGCGACGAGAACGTCAGCATCAGCATCTTCGAACCGGTCGTCACGGATGGAAATGGTGAACCCGGAATTGTCGGGCGCTCTACCGACGGCTCCGTTTTCGTGACCAGCACCGACGTCATGACCTCGGGCGCCGGTTCCGATGGTATTGTCGCACAAACACTCGGCCAGTCGGGCGAGATCTTCGTGTCCAGCGGTCGCGTGGTAACGACCGGCGACAATTCGAAGGGCATTAACGCGCGCAAGGAAGACGTCGATTTCGAGACCTCGCTTCTCGTCTTCAGCCAGTCGGTGGAGACGGCGGGCGAAGGCAGCACCGGGATCGACGCCTTCGCCAATGCGGGACTCGTCAGCGTAGAAAGCCGCGAGGTCGCCACTACCGGAGCGAACGCAATTGGTATCGCGGCGGAGTCCGGCAACGACAGTCTGGTCCTGTCGGATCTGGTGACGACACAGGGACGAGGTGCGATCGGCATCCACGCCAAGGCCGGATCTTACGCAACGGTCGACAGCCTCGAGGTCGTCACAGCAGGCGAGGGAGCGCACGGGATCGTCGCCGAAGCCAATTTCTCTCCGCAGGTACAAAGCGTTTCGGTCATTACGAGCGGGAAGCAGGCACATGGCATCGTGGCGGTCGGGGACTTCGGGCAGGCAACGGTTCTCAGCGAAGAGGTCACAGTTGGCGGTGATGGATCAGTCGGCATCCTTGCGACTTCGAACGGTGCAATCTATGTCCGCAGCGGTTCGGTTGTCACGACGGGGGAGGCGATCGTCACCGATGGCGGGGGTGGCCCGACCGATCCCGACGGGCCTGGTGATCCCGATGGTCCTGGCGATCCCGGCGATCCTGGCGGGCCGATCGGACCTGGCGGCCCCAGTGGCCCCAGTGGCCCGGCCGGCGCCGTTCTCGTGGAAACGAATGCTCCGAAGGGTATCTACGTCAATAGCGGCACCTCGCTCCAGGTCGAAAGTGGCTATGTTTCGACCGTGGGGGCGAATGCCACCGGGATCGAGGCGATCGCCCAGATGGATGCGACAGTTTTCAGCAATGAGGTGAACACGCAGGGCGAAGGGGCTGTCGGTATCTCCGCCTCGGGCAGCGATGGCGGTGCCTATGTCGAAAGCGGGTCGGTCTCGACCCAAGGCGATTTTGCGAGCGGCATTTCCGCCAATAGCCTTTCGGGTGACGCGGTGGTCATCAGCGATGCGGTCTCCACCGCAGGCATGCTTGCCACCGGGATCACCATATTCGCCGATAAGAATATCGGCATCCAGAGCGGTTCGATCGTGACCGAAGGCGACATGGCCAATGGGATCGACGCCTATTCGGCGACCGGCGAACTCGACGTGGTGAGCGATACCATCGTGACAACCGGTGCCGAGGCCGACGGCATGGCGCTGCGCGGCGACGGCGGAGGATCGGACATCGCCGTCACCGCCAATTCGGTGATGACCAGCGGCGATGAGGCCGATGGCATCTTCGTCGAAACCTATGGCGACATTGCGGTCATGGTGAACGAGGTCATTACCAGTGGCGATTTCGCTGCCGGAATCTTCCTTACATCCAACAATTCCATCACGGTCGAGGCGGGCAATGTCGCGACCACGGGCGACGTGGCCTCTGCCATCAGCGCTGCAAGCGAAGGGGGCGACGTCACCATTACGGTCGACACGGCTTCGGCCGATGGCGACAGTGCAGCCGCGATCGAAGCACGTTCGGAAGGGGGCGACGTCGTGATCGTTGCCAACGAAGTGACCGCGTCCGGTGATCGTTATGTCGAAGACAATCCAGGCGGACCTGGGGGCCCGGGTGGGCCTGGGGGACCGGGCGGCCCTGGCCTCCCCAGTGGTCCTTCCGGTCCGCCGTCGGGTCCCGCTGGAAATCCGGCCGGCCTCGCTCCTGGATTTAGCGTGATCGGCATTGCTGCCGAAAGCTTCAACAGCGACCTGTCGGTCACCGTAGGCAAACTGACCGCTAGCGGCGAAAACGTGAACGGGATCAATACCTTCGCCACGAACGGGGTGGCAACGGTCGAAGCCGGCACCGTCGAAGTCTCTGGCAGTGGCGGCGTTATTGGCGTGCGCGTTCGTGGCGATCTCGGCGCCTCGCTCAAGGTCGATGAGGTCATCGCACGCAGCACTGGTGATCTTGCAAATGGTGACGCCGTCGATGTCGGATCGGTGTTGAACGAAGCGCGGCTGGAAGCCAATCGTGTCATCGCAGAAGGTCCGAATATGGGCGGGGCGAGTCTCATCTCCCTGTCGGGATCGGTCTACGGTTCGGTCGGCGAGATCGTGACGACTGGAAAAAGGAGCATCGGCTACAGCGCGCTCAGCGGCGCAGAGTTCGAAGACGGTGCCACGCTGACCTTGCTGGCCAACTCGGTGATCACTGCTGGCGATTACTCGTCCGGTGTCGTCGTGCGCAACACGGACACCACGAACACCATCCGCATCGGTTCGATCCAGACAGCCGGCTCCTACTCGGTGGGACTGTTCGCCAGCACCAGCGTGGGTTCCGATATCGAAGTCGGCACGATCACGACCACCGGAGACGCTGCCGATGGTATCCAGACATTCGGTCTCGGAGTGATCGATCCTGGAATGCAGCCGATAATCAGGCCGGTAGAAGACATGTTTCCGGGTTCCGGCGGCGATTCGCCGGGCGCCGAAAACGCGGGTGCGACGGGTTCGCCCTCGTCTATGGAAGAAAAACTGCTGGCGGCTGCCGAAGCGGAACCGCTTCCCGGCGCCGAGCCTCCCGCCACCATCACCATCACGGCCGACGCCATCGAAACGAGCGGGGACTCCGCGCGCGGCATCGCTGCCCGCTCTTCGGGCGATGTGACGATCGCGGTCAATTCGGTTTCCACGACCGGCGGTACCACCACAATCACCGAAGCCTATCAAATCAGCGAGGTCGGCAACATCCTGAGGGGCCGGTTCGATATTACGGATAGGGCATCGATCGGTATCGAAGCCCGCAGCGATTACGGGGCGATCGATATCACGGCAGGCGCGATCTCGACGCTGGGCGCCAACGCCCATGGCATCAGTACCATGACCGGCGCTGGCGCCACCAGCCTGATGGTCGGCGACATCTCGGTATCGGGAGAAGGTGCGGACGGCATTACCGCAACCAGCGAAACCGGCGATATCGATGTCACCATCGCGGGCGGAGTCCTCTCGCAACGCGGTGCGGGTGTGCGGATCGCCAGTGCGGGCGATATCACGGTCACGGTTGCTTCGGGCGGACTGCTCGGCAGCTCGGCAGATGGTTTCGCGCTGGTCGTCGAACCGGGCATGGTCGTCCAGATGCCGATACCCGGCGTGGAAATCGATCCCGTTCCAGTTGCCGTGACGTCCGGCGCCACGGTCCGGACCGAGGCCGGAGGAGCCTTGGCAGGCCGCATCAGCCTGACCGGTGCCGACGACACGTTCCGGAATGCGGGGACGTTCCGCGCATCGGGCACCAGCCTGTTCGGCGACGGCGACGACGTCCTGGTCAACACCGGCACCGTCTTCGCGGTCGATGGTGCGACTACGTTCGACGGGCTGGAGACCTTCGACAACCAGGGTCTTTTCAGCCTGGTCAACGGCGAGGCCGGAGACAGCTTCGATTTCACCGGGATGGCTTTCGTCGGTCGGGAGGGCAGCACGCTTGGCTTCGACATCATCAATGAGGGCGGGTCGATCTCGTCCGACACGATGGTGTTCGGTAACATCTCGGGAGCCCACCAGATCGCGATCGCGTGGACCGGCGATATCGCGCTCGACACCAGCGTCGATCTCGTCACGCTGACCGATCAGGATAGCGGCACTTCCTTCACGCTCGAAGAGGAAAGCGCCGATTTCGGTTTCCTCTCGGGTCGTCTCGTTCGCGATGGCGGCACCATCGCGCTGGCGATGGCACCGGACGAGGAAGTGTTCGAAGTGGTGCGCACGGGCCGGATGGCGACCGATCACTGGCAGCGCGGCGTCGATGCATTCCGCTACCAGCAGGCTACCGCCCGTACGCTGCCGCAAGAGGACGGCACTTCTGTCTGGGGCCAGTTCTTCGACGATAGCCGCGAGGCTTCGGCCACCGAGCTGACGGTCGATTACGACGGCGACACGATCACCCAGTCGATCGCCAACGACGATCACGCCACCGGGTTCGAAACCGGCATCTCGCTGCGGCGCGGCGGCTTGGCTTTCGGTGCGATGTTCGGGCACACCAGCTCGGAGAACCGTTTCGCCGAAACCCAGAACCTCTACCGCATGGAGAGCGAGAACGTTGGCGTCTTCGCCGGCTTCCAGGGTGACGTGCTGTTCGCCAACCTGGTCGGCAAGATCGATTTCGGTTCGATCGACTTCGAACTCGCCAGCGTCGGCACCACGGCCAGCACCGATGTGACCGTGTATGGCGCAACGGCAGAGATCGGCGCGCGTTTCGGCGGTGACAGCTTCTTCGTCGAGCCGGTCGCCGCGCTCAACTGGGCAAGCGCCGATTTCGACGCGGTCGAGTTCGATACCGATGCCTTCGCCCTCGACAATGGCAAGAGCCTGCGCGGTGAGTTCGGCGCCCGGGCCGGGGCCAGCTTCTCGCTGGGCGGCGTGGCGATCCGGCCGCAGGCGGCCATGTTCTGGGTCAACGAGTTCGGCGGCCAGAACAGCGCTACCTTCCTGTCGGGCGAAACCCCGTTTGCGCTCGAGGACCAGGCCGTCGACAGTTACGGCAAGGCCGAGTTCGGTATTTCGGCGCTCGTCGCGGAGCTGGTCGACCTTTCGGTCGGCGGCGACATCTATGTCGGCGACATGAGCGGCGGAACGGTTCGCGTGCAGGCCACCCTACGGTTCTGA
- a CDS encoding sensor histidine kinase — translation MIVDDLPAEGKLVPAPDDAPGVRNRDTHLVLAIIVFCWLFYLMTRILIGIAHEASPLDRWMGRLAVVGFGIALSCAMYRVLLRCVTRSVPVNALIVVAGACIASVPFALFNTWLIDTFAAPLPNFAMSALIAWCASVHLFFAQAIAMVAVIYAVQLRDEEAHSRTMQKSLRKAELRALRYQLNPHFLFNALNSVSALIWAKRPSEADRMVSRLADYYETVLTADDRELVPLSREIETQFQYLEIERTRFAERLKVTTDCPDHLRGALVPNLIIQPLVENSIKHGVARSSTEVEIGISVSEEDGRLAIIVSDSGVQGDGQHSARSFGVGLRNTEARLHSFFGPTASLRVEARPDGFLSRIELPLKTG, via the coding sequence ATGATCGTCGACGACCTGCCCGCCGAGGGCAAGCTCGTGCCCGCGCCGGACGATGCGCCCGGGGTACGCAACCGCGACACGCATCTCGTGCTCGCGATTATCGTCTTTTGCTGGCTGTTCTATCTTATGACGAGGATCCTCATCGGCATCGCGCACGAGGCCAGCCCCCTTGACCGATGGATGGGCCGACTGGCGGTCGTAGGGTTCGGAATTGCTCTTTCCTGCGCGATGTATCGCGTATTGCTCAGGTGCGTAACGCGATCCGTTCCGGTCAATGCCCTGATCGTGGTGGCAGGAGCGTGCATTGCGTCGGTGCCATTCGCGTTGTTCAATACCTGGCTGATCGATACCTTTGCTGCTCCCCTGCCAAATTTCGCAATGAGCGCGCTCATCGCCTGGTGTGCGAGCGTGCACCTGTTCTTCGCGCAGGCGATCGCGATGGTGGCAGTCATCTATGCGGTGCAGTTGCGCGACGAAGAGGCGCATTCGCGCACGATGCAAAAGAGCCTGCGCAAGGCTGAATTGCGCGCGCTGCGCTATCAGCTCAACCCGCATTTTCTGTTCAACGCGCTCAATTCGGTCTCGGCGCTGATCTGGGCCAAGCGCCCGTCCGAGGCCGATCGCATGGTTTCTCGCCTCGCCGATTATTACGAGACCGTGCTGACTGCCGACGATCGTGAATTGGTCCCGCTGAGCCGCGAGATCGAGACGCAGTTCCAGTATCTCGAGATCGAGCGCACGCGTTTTGCGGAGCGGCTGAAAGTCACGACCGATTGCCCCGATCACCTGCGCGGCGCGCTGGTGCCGAACCTGATCATCCAACCGCTGGTCGAAAACAGCATCAAGCACGGCGTCGCGCGCTCCTCCACCGAAGTCGAGATCGGGATTTCGGTGAGCGAGGAGGACGGGCGTCTCGCGATCATAGTGTCGGATTCAGGCGTCCAGGGCGACGGTCAGCACTCGGCACGCAGTTTCGGCGTAGGCCTCAGGAACACCGAAGCCCGGCTCCATTCGTTCTTCGGTCCGACCGCCAGCCTGCGGGTCGAGGCCCGGCCCGACGGCTTCCTGTCGCGCATCGAGCTGCCACTCAAGACGGGGTGA